In Octopus bimaculoides isolate UCB-OBI-ISO-001 chromosome 14, ASM119413v2, whole genome shotgun sequence, the following are encoded in one genomic region:
- the LOC128249356 gene encoding myb-like protein I isoform X1, producing the protein MSFVWGDEECWKQHKRNGTIRNTNSRRRSRHYNRESVDGSYCDRLIRREQYDTWRSGYGFDDDEEEEQLRRHNQQQQQQQQQQRFRRSQKKRNGIHGSISSLPILPSSSLRSILKSSSSAENLINSDYLDKRSRIEDDVGAVPPGVRVYWMRDQQLRKSIKRGKKVQFHENSQANKRNKQYARRSNDITSDEEESELESIFRSDEEAYCRKRPARPVFKRNVKTFSNGTVKSHSKSQQDSPKSSRTQRSSFKVFNDAGNSHRNNVPSNTKDHVRTQQDLISAAKSAQQEKCPFTRSYTKMAADTNEDIVQFNALRRKSIHNINSFVRSSARCSQRSNFGNRTSQRMQRSVANPRSSIHHFPNPTSSNHVHLQQIFNPNNRDFDYYDDQPQIPVRSCKKRSSSRHFHNRSGYNNIDNNTSYSQKPHYMGDIENEETADSLVQINVGNQSNTPFQRSFSTREYGSRRNTERNSHNRGSMKHRNHGQQVHLTDTTGLPNDATISNRQEETYNPKVLRNSMRRKSLFNPLPNSHFMPEADDFETEEDQRTLAEENCNSGNINSNGSNMIGSNNSMTINNNGFCDSGRGGGLRGVEDCNRNISSITFVPGISPTESGDVKATPEELPYCPFSRPIISTEDKNVVDPTDKMIPAVGGERDGWPSLARPLAEEAVAAALRRSARQRRSNKYLSVKSDLSGSLRSSEVSSECRGRQQKPLSEILANSGSSVSVPEQQKQPKHYHQSYPYLSPVTSVYQSSKQTPDESESFNEFVQNQQEQFDPTENSFLFQRSSFQRDTTPTAATYRPLPSIPSLVPPLTEMFPPVEEATTLPQFPPLNCDYNLPLGVVKPLPIVLTPPQIPPDRLPKPVRRSELNPRCDSNGGLTVTSDPNVEGSKEVVSSRTADGKDGKEKGKSDKKDRKKKKKRKKKKKDKKKKEKEEKNKKEEKEKREEKEREKLNREKEKNKKNKKKNTHEKKVVKNESKSEIGDSDGSDAYETPPSSLRENKSSVRHQVNRSEGKETKTKKRRKQSKERKDLRKKTVGGKTEQQRKISSSDGDLCDVRDNRSEDNRSRSFTRLTRKISHRVGSWSKELRRFLSFKVERSPSPCLRFTESNSDDSGENSDNGSKRKLQNAKEPLCVQKSLSDISDALEELDNLDIELSKIGDGSCDGDVLNFCDEGKTTQIMNWLHEMYSTNPADSKISSVMAATTVATQF; encoded by the coding sequence ATGTCGTTTGTTTGGGGCGATGAGGAATGCTGGAAACAGCACAAAAGGAATGGAACGATACGAAATACTAATAGCAGACGACGAAGTAGACATTACAACCGTGAATCGGTGGACGGAAGTTATTGTGATAGATTGATCAGAAGAGAACAATACGATACTTGGAGATCTGGATACGGATTTGATGACGACGAGGAAGAAGAGCAGCTGCGCCGtcacaatcaacaacaacagcaacaacaacagcagcagcgttTCAGGCGGAGTCAAAAGAAAAGGAATGGAATACACGGCAGTATATCGTCTCTTCCCATCCTGCCATCCTCGTCACTGCGGAGTATCTTGAAGTCCTCATCATCTGCAGAAAATTTAATCAATAGTGATTATTTAGACAAAAGAAGTCGAATTGAAGATGATGTTGGTGCTGTTCCTCCGGGGGTAAGGGTCTACTGGATGAGAGATCAACAGTTGCGGAAAAGCATCAAACGAGGCAAGAAGGTTCAATTCCACGAAAACTCGCaagctaataaaagaaacaagcaaTATGCACGGAGGAGTAATGACATCACTTCTGACGAAGAAGAAAGCGAACTGGAATCTATTTTCCGCAGTGATGAGGAAGCCTATTGCAGGAAAAGACCAGCCAGGCCAGTtttcaaaagaaatgttaaaacttTTTCGAATGGAACAGTGAAGTCCCACTCCAAAAGTCAACAGGATTCCCCTAAAAGTTCCAGAACTCAGCGCAGTAGCTTCAAAGTTTTTAACGATGCTGGTAACAGCCACAGAAATAATGTTCCTTCAAATACCAAAGATCACGTTCGTACTCAACAAGATCTAATTTCTGCCGCTAAATCAGCTCAGCAGGAAAAATGTCCGTTCACACGTAGTTATACAAAGATGGCTGCTGATACAAATGAAGATATTGTCCAGTTCAATGCCCTCCGTCGTAAGAGCATACATAACATCAATTCGTTCGTACGCAGCTCTGCTAGATGTTCCCAACGCAGCAATTTTGGCAACAGGACATCTCAACGAATGCAACGCTCTGTCGCCAATCCACGCTCAAGCATCCATCACTTTCCCAATCCGACTTCATCAAACCATGTTCATCTGCAGCAAATATTCAACCCCAACAATCGCGATTTCGATTACTATGACGATCAGCCACAGATTCCTGTTCGTTCTTGCAAGAAACGCTCCTCAAGCCGTCATTTTCACAATAGAAGCGGTTATAACAACATCGATAACAATACAAGTTATTCTCAAAAACCTCATTACATGGGCGATATAGAAAATGAAGAGACCGCTGACTCGCTGGTACAGATTAATGTCGGAAATCAAAGTAATACTCCATTTCAAAGATCGTTTTCAACAAGGGAGTATGGTTCAAGGCGAAACACAGAACGAAACAGTCATAACCGAGGCAGTATGAAGCACAGGAACCACGGACAACAGGTCCATTTGACTGATACAACAGGATTACCCAACGATGCAACTATTTCTAATAGACAAGAAGAAACATATAATCCTAAAGTTTTACGGAATTCTATGCGGAGAAAATCCTTGTTTAACCCATTACCAAATTCACATTTTATGCCTGAAGCAGATGATTTTGAAACTGAGGAAGATCAACGAACTTTAGCAGAGGAAAACTGTAACAGCGGTAACATCAACAGCAACGGTAGCAATATGATTGGTTCTAATAATAGTATGACTATCAATAACAACGGGTTTTGTGACAGTGGAAGAGGGGGTGGGCTCCGTGGTGTTGAAGATTGTAACAGAAATATTTCTTCGATTACTTTTGTACCTGGTATCTCACCAACTGAAAGTGGTGACGTTAAAGCAACACCAGAAGAGCTCCCTTATTGTCCATTTTCGAGACCAATCATCTCAACTGAAGATAAAAATGTCGTCGATCCAACCGATAAAATGATACCTGCAGTGGGAGGAGAACGTGATGGGTGGCCGTCTTTGGCAAGACCATTGGCGGAAGAAGCTGTCGCAGCTGCGCTTCGTCGTTCTGCAAGACAGCGACGAAGCAACAAGTATTTATCTGTTAAATCTGACCTCAGTGGTTCCTTAAGGAGTTCAGAAGTCTCATCTGAGTGTAGAGGACGTCAACAGAAACCTCTTTCCGAAATATTAGCAAACTCAGGAAGCTCAGTCTCTGTTCCAGAGCAACAAAAGCAGCCAAAACATTACCACCAGTCTTATCCATATTTATCTCCTGTGACCTCTGTTTATCAATCATCGAAACAGACTCCTGACGAATCAGAATCCTTTAATGAATTCGTTCAGAACCAACAGGAACAGTTTGATCCGACagaaaattcatttcttttccaaAGATCTTCATTTCAGCGAGACACAACGCCCACAGCTGCCACTTATCGCCCTTTGCCATCGATACCATCACTGGTTCCACCTTTGACAGAAATGTTTCCCCCAGTTGAAGAGGCTACTACATTACCTCAGTTTCCCCCATTAAATTGTGACTATAACTTGCCTCTTGGTGTTGTTAAGCCACTGCCCATTGTTCTGACTCCGCCGCAAATCCCACCTGATCGTCTTCCGAAACCAGTTCGAAGATCAGAGCTAAACCCTCGGTGTGACTCAAACGGAGGCCTCACTGTAACTTCAGACCCTAATGTAGAGGGCTCAAAGGAAGTAGTATCGTCAAGAACTGCCGATGGTAAAgatggaaaggagaaagggaaaagcgACAAGAAAGaccgaaagaagaagaaaaagaggaagaagaaaaagaaggataaaaagaagaaagagaaagaagaaaagaacaagaaagaagagaaagaaaagagagaggagaaggaaagggagaagttaaacagggagaaagagaagaataagaagaataagaagaaaaatactcATGAGAAAAAAGTCGTTAAAAATGAATCCAAGTCTGAGATAGGGGACAGTGATGGCAGTGATGCCTACGAGACTCCACCATCTTCTTTGAGAGAGAACAAGAGTTCAGTACGGCATCAGGTGAATAGGTCAGAAGGAaaagagacaaagacaaagaagCGTAGGAAACagtcgaaagaaagaaaagacttgAGGAAGAAAACAGTTGGGGGTAAAACCGAGCAGCAGAGAAAGATTTCTTCCTCTGATGGGGATCTTTGTGATGTTCGGGATAACAGGTCAGAGGACAATCGAAGTCGGAGTTTCACCCGTTTGACGCGTAAAATATCTCACCGCGTTGGTTCTTGGAGTAAGGAACTCAGGCGGTTCTTGAGCTTCAAGGTGGAAAGGTCACCTAGTCCTTGTTTACGTTTCACTGAATCTAACAGCGATGATAGTGGAGAAAATTCCGACAATGGCAGCAAACGGAAATTACAAAATGCCAAAGAACCACTTTGCGTACAAAAGTCACTGAGTGACATTTCCGACGCTTTAGAAGAGTTAGACAATCTGGACATCGAATTATCTAAAATCGGTGACGGTAGCTGTGATGGCGATGTCTTAAATTTCTGTGACGAAGGTAAAACTACTCAGATAATGAACTGGCTGCATGAGATGTATTCCACAAACCCAGCAGACTCCAAAATATCCTCAGTAATGGCAGCTACAACGGTCGCCACACAGTTTTAG
- the LOC128249356 gene encoding histone-lysine N-methyltransferase, H3 lysine-79 specific-like isoform X2 gives MSFVWGDEECWKQHKRNGTIRNTNSRRRSRHYNRESVDGSYCDRLIRREQYDTWRSGYGFDDDEEEEQLRRHNQQQQQQQQQQRFRRSQKKRNGIHGSISSLPILPSSSLRSILKSSSSAENLINSDYLDKRSRIEDDVGAVPPGVRVYWMRDQQLRKSIKRGKKVQFHENSQANKRNKQYARRSNDITSDEEESELESIFRSDEEAYCRKRPARPVFKRNVKTFSNGTVKSHSKSQQDSPKSSRTQRSSFKVFNDAGNSHRNNVPSNTKDHVRTQQDLISAAKSAQQEKCPFTRSYTKMAADTNEDIVQFNALRRKSIHNINSFVRSSARCSQRSNFGNRTSQRMQRSVANPRSSIHHFPNPTSSNHVHLQQIFNPNNRDFDYYDDQPQIPVRSCKKRSSSRHFHNRSGYNNIDNNTSYSQKPHYMGDIENEETADSLVQINVGNQSNTPFQRSFSTREYGSRRNTERNSHNRGSMKHRNHGQQVHLTDTTGLPNDATISNRQEETYNPKVLRNSMRRKSLFNPLPNSHFMPEADDFETEEDQRTLAEENCNSGNINSNGSNMIGSNNSMTINNNGFCDSGRGGGLRGVEDCNRNISSITFVPGISPTESGDVKATPEELPYCPFSRPIISTEDKNVVDPTDKMIPAVGGERDGWPSLARPLAEEALSEILANSGSSVSVPEQQKQPKHYHQSYPYLSPVTSVYQSSKQTPDESESFNEFVQNQQEQFDPTENSFLFQRSSFQRDTTPTAATYRPLPSIPSLVPPLTEMFPPVEEATTLPQFPPLNCDYNLPLGVVKPLPIVLTPPQIPPDRLPKPVRRSELNPRCDSNGGLTVTSDPNVEGSKEVVSSRTADGKDGKEKGKSDKKDRKKKKKRKKKKKDKKKKEKEEKNKKEEKEKREEKEREKLNREKEKNKKNKKKNTHEKKVVKNESKSEIGDSDGSDAYETPPSSLRENKSSVRHQVNRSEGKETKTKKRRKQSKERKDLRKKTVGGKTEQQRKISSSDGDLCDVRDNRSEDNRSRSFTRLTRKISHRVGSWSKELRRFLSFKVERSPSPCLRFTESNSDDSGENSDNGSKRKLQNAKEPLCVQKSLSDISDALEELDNLDIELSKIGDGSCDGDVLNFCDEGKTTQIMNWLHEMYSTNPADSKISSVMAATTVATQF, from the exons ATGTCGTTTGTTTGGGGCGATGAGGAATGCTGGAAACAGCACAAAAGGAATGGAACGATACGAAATACTAATAGCAGACGACGAAGTAGACATTACAACCGTGAATCGGTGGACGGAAGTTATTGTGATAGATTGATCAGAAGAGAACAATACGATACTTGGAGATCTGGATACGGATTTGATGACGACGAGGAAGAAGAGCAGCTGCGCCGtcacaatcaacaacaacagcaacaacaacagcagcagcgttTCAGGCGGAGTCAAAAGAAAAGGAATGGAATACACGGCAGTATATCGTCTCTTCCCATCCTGCCATCCTCGTCACTGCGGAGTATCTTGAAGTCCTCATCATCTGCAGAAAATTTAATCAATAGTGATTATTTAGACAAAAGAAGTCGAATTGAAGATGATGTTGGTGCTGTTCCTCCGGGGGTAAGGGTCTACTGGATGAGAGATCAACAGTTGCGGAAAAGCATCAAACGAGGCAAGAAGGTTCAATTCCACGAAAACTCGCaagctaataaaagaaacaagcaaTATGCACGGAGGAGTAATGACATCACTTCTGACGAAGAAGAAAGCGAACTGGAATCTATTTTCCGCAGTGATGAGGAAGCCTATTGCAGGAAAAGACCAGCCAGGCCAGTtttcaaaagaaatgttaaaacttTTTCGAATGGAACAGTGAAGTCCCACTCCAAAAGTCAACAGGATTCCCCTAAAAGTTCCAGAACTCAGCGCAGTAGCTTCAAAGTTTTTAACGATGCTGGTAACAGCCACAGAAATAATGTTCCTTCAAATACCAAAGATCACGTTCGTACTCAACAAGATCTAATTTCTGCCGCTAAATCAGCTCAGCAGGAAAAATGTCCGTTCACACGTAGTTATACAAAGATGGCTGCTGATACAAATGAAGATATTGTCCAGTTCAATGCCCTCCGTCGTAAGAGCATACATAACATCAATTCGTTCGTACGCAGCTCTGCTAGATGTTCCCAACGCAGCAATTTTGGCAACAGGACATCTCAACGAATGCAACGCTCTGTCGCCAATCCACGCTCAAGCATCCATCACTTTCCCAATCCGACTTCATCAAACCATGTTCATCTGCAGCAAATATTCAACCCCAACAATCGCGATTTCGATTACTATGACGATCAGCCACAGATTCCTGTTCGTTCTTGCAAGAAACGCTCCTCAAGCCGTCATTTTCACAATAGAAGCGGTTATAACAACATCGATAACAATACAAGTTATTCTCAAAAACCTCATTACATGGGCGATATAGAAAATGAAGAGACCGCTGACTCGCTGGTACAGATTAATGTCGGAAATCAAAGTAATACTCCATTTCAAAGATCGTTTTCAACAAGGGAGTATGGTTCAAGGCGAAACACAGAACGAAACAGTCATAACCGAGGCAGTATGAAGCACAGGAACCACGGACAACAGGTCCATTTGACTGATACAACAGGATTACCCAACGATGCAACTATTTCTAATAGACAAGAAGAAACATATAATCCTAAAGTTTTACGGAATTCTATGCGGAGAAAATCCTTGTTTAACCCATTACCAAATTCACATTTTATGCCTGAAGCAGATGATTTTGAAACTGAGGAAGATCAACGAACTTTAGCAGAGGAAAACTGTAACAGCGGTAACATCAACAGCAACGGTAGCAATATGATTGGTTCTAATAATAGTATGACTATCAATAACAACGGGTTTTGTGACAGTGGAAGAGGGGGTGGGCTCCGTGGTGTTGAAGATTGTAACAGAAATATTTCTTCGATTACTTTTGTACCTGGTATCTCACCAACTGAAAGTGGTGACGTTAAAGCAACACCAGAAGAGCTCCCTTATTGTCCATTTTCGAGACCAATCATCTCAACTGAAGATAAAAATGTCGTCGATCCAACCGATAAAATGATACCTGCAGTGGGAGGAGAACGTGATGGGTGGCCGTCTTTGGCAAGACCATTGGCGGAAGAAG CTCTTTCCGAAATATTAGCAAACTCAGGAAGCTCAGTCTCTGTTCCAGAGCAACAAAAGCAGCCAAAACATTACCACCAGTCTTATCCATATTTATCTCCTGTGACCTCTGTTTATCAATCATCGAAACAGACTCCTGACGAATCAGAATCCTTTAATGAATTCGTTCAGAACCAACAGGAACAGTTTGATCCGACagaaaattcatttcttttccaaAGATCTTCATTTCAGCGAGACACAACGCCCACAGCTGCCACTTATCGCCCTTTGCCATCGATACCATCACTGGTTCCACCTTTGACAGAAATGTTTCCCCCAGTTGAAGAGGCTACTACATTACCTCAGTTTCCCCCATTAAATTGTGACTATAACTTGCCTCTTGGTGTTGTTAAGCCACTGCCCATTGTTCTGACTCCGCCGCAAATCCCACCTGATCGTCTTCCGAAACCAGTTCGAAGATCAGAGCTAAACCCTCGGTGTGACTCAAACGGAGGCCTCACTGTAACTTCAGACCCTAATGTAGAGGGCTCAAAGGAAGTAGTATCGTCAAGAACTGCCGATGGTAAAgatggaaaggagaaagggaaaagcgACAAGAAAGaccgaaagaagaagaaaaagaggaagaagaaaaagaaggataaaaagaagaaagagaaagaagaaaagaacaagaaagaagagaaagaaaagagagaggagaaggaaagggagaagttaaacagggagaaagagaagaataagaagaataagaagaaaaatactcATGAGAAAAAAGTCGTTAAAAATGAATCCAAGTCTGAGATAGGGGACAGTGATGGCAGTGATGCCTACGAGACTCCACCATCTTCTTTGAGAGAGAACAAGAGTTCAGTACGGCATCAGGTGAATAGGTCAGAAGGAaaagagacaaagacaaagaagCGTAGGAAACagtcgaaagaaagaaaagacttgAGGAAGAAAACAGTTGGGGGTAAAACCGAGCAGCAGAGAAAGATTTCTTCCTCTGATGGGGATCTTTGTGATGTTCGGGATAACAGGTCAGAGGACAATCGAAGTCGGAGTTTCACCCGTTTGACGCGTAAAATATCTCACCGCGTTGGTTCTTGGAGTAAGGAACTCAGGCGGTTCTTGAGCTTCAAGGTGGAAAGGTCACCTAGTCCTTGTTTACGTTTCACTGAATCTAACAGCGATGATAGTGGAGAAAATTCCGACAATGGCAGCAAACGGAAATTACAAAATGCCAAAGAACCACTTTGCGTACAAAAGTCACTGAGTGACATTTCCGACGCTTTAGAAGAGTTAGACAATCTGGACATCGAATTATCTAAAATCGGTGACGGTAGCTGTGATGGCGATGTCTTAAATTTCTGTGACGAAGGTAAAACTACTCAGATAATGAACTGGCTGCATGAGATGTATTCCACAAACCCAGCAGACTCCAAAATATCCTCAGTAATGGCAGCTACAACGGTCGCCACACAGTTTTAG